The following proteins are encoded in a genomic region of Pikeienuella piscinae:
- a CDS encoding DUF2927 domain-containing protein, whose translation MRRALAALALVGCAAPPEPVSIYREPARTTPHIVAPRPDWPGWGAALNREEIRWSAETLADDFIELTFVSEWGAVRDRLLRWEEPVRVALSGPELAAYRSDAAALIARIAAGAPGLDIALAPEDEANITLRTAPAEAMAQVAPDALCFLIPFSGEWRAWREAEARGVRVWEGLERLDAITIFLPTFAAPHEIRACMEEEIAQALGPMNDIMRLEDSVFNDDNARGALTSFDLLMLRILYDPEMRTGMSPVEARRTALTALARPGTPRTGDRLRRRAPADPIYADLVTRAALAPVPAAEALWAERALVLAESFGPYDHRRGAATLEAGRAAFFDGRSKDAIRLLRRAEEIFLATLGPDSPRLADTRTDLGAILTQAGRPEEALVVLDAAIPALGANADAWSLAHAFRWRALALAESGNLHNAAETAREALDWARYVYGADSAAARGWALDFAAIGLAPG comes from the coding sequence ATGCGACGAGCGCTGGCGGCGCTCGCGCTCGTCGGCTGCGCAGCCCCGCCCGAACCGGTTTCAATCTATCGCGAGCCGGCGCGGACCACGCCGCACATCGTCGCGCCGCGCCCCGACTGGCCGGGCTGGGGCGCCGCCCTGAACCGCGAGGAAATCCGCTGGAGCGCGGAGACCCTTGCGGACGACTTCATCGAGTTGACCTTCGTCTCCGAGTGGGGCGCCGTGCGCGACAGATTGCTGCGCTGGGAGGAGCCAGTGCGCGTAGCGCTCTCCGGACCCGAACTCGCAGCCTATCGCAGCGACGCGGCGGCGCTGATCGCCCGGATCGCGGCGGGTGCTCCGGGGCTAGACATCGCGCTGGCGCCAGAAGACGAGGCCAACATCACCCTTCGCACCGCGCCGGCGGAGGCGATGGCGCAGGTCGCGCCCGACGCGCTCTGCTTTCTCATTCCGTTCTCGGGTGAATGGCGCGCCTGGCGCGAAGCGGAGGCGCGCGGCGTGAGGGTCTGGGAAGGGCTTGAACGGCTCGACGCGATCACGATCTTTCTCCCGACCTTCGCCGCGCCGCACGAGATTCGCGCCTGCATGGAGGAGGAGATCGCGCAGGCGCTCGGGCCGATGAACGACATCATGCGCCTTGAGGATTCCGTTTTTAACGACGACAACGCCCGGGGCGCGCTGACCAGCTTCGACCTTCTGATGCTGCGCATCCTCTACGATCCGGAGATGCGAACCGGAATGTCGCCGGTCGAGGCGCGACGGACGGCGCTCACGGCCCTCGCCCGCCCCGGCACGCCAAGGACGGGCGACAGGCTAAGGCGGCGCGCCCCGGCGGACCCGATCTACGCCGACCTCGTCACCCGCGCGGCCCTCGCCCCCGTTCCGGCGGCGGAGGCGCTCTGGGCCGAACGCGCGCTGGTCCTCGCTGAGAGCTTCGGCCCCTACGACCACCGCCGTGGCGCCGCGACGCTGGAGGCCGGCCGCGCCGCGTTTTTCGACGGGCGATCGAAGGATGCGATCCGGCTCTTGCGGCGGGCGGAGGAAATATTCCTCGCCACGCTCGGCCCCGACAGTCCGCGTCTGGCTGATACGCGCACGGATCTCGGCGCGATCCTGACGCAAGCCGGCCGGCCAGAGGAAGCGCTCGTCGTGCTTGACGCGGCCATCCCGGCGCTCGGCGCCAACGCCGACGCCTGGTCTTTGGCGCATGCGTTTCGCTGGCGCGCGCTGGCGCTCGCGGAGAGCGGGAACCTTCACAATGCGGCCGAAACTGCGCGCGAGGCGCTCGACTGGGCGCGCTATGTCTACGGCGCGGACAGCGCGGCGGCGCGGGGTTGGGCGCTCGACTTCGCGGCGATCGGTCTCGCCCCAGGATGA
- a CDS encoding vWA domain-containing protein yields the protein MFNRFFLSLREAKVPCSLREYLTLIEALDRGVAMYDVEAFYYLARAALVKDERHIDRFDQVFASCFKGLEGVDLAEAVAEVDLPEEWLRRLAEKHLSPEEMEKIESLGGWDKLMETLRKRLAEQEKRHQGGSKWIGTAGTSPFGAYGYNPEGVRIGQKESRHKKAVKVWDKREYRNLDDTVEIGTRNIKVALRRLRRWARDGAEEELDLDGTIRATAEHGYLDVKTRPERRNAVKVLLFLDNGGSMDGHVKIVEELFSAASSEFKHMEHFYFHNCLYEGVWKDNRRRWDQQTPTWEVLRTFGPDYRVVFVGDAAMSPYEVVQPGGAVEHWNPESGETWLRRALDCWPHSVWINPTPEKHWRYTHSTQLISQIFAERMFPMTLRGIEGAMKELTR from the coding sequence ATGTTCAATCGCTTCTTTCTCTCCCTTCGCGAAGCGAAGGTGCCCTGCTCGCTTCGCGAATACCTGACGCTCATCGAGGCGCTCGACCGGGGCGTGGCGATGTACGATGTCGAAGCTTTCTATTACCTCGCCCGCGCGGCGCTGGTGAAGGACGAGCGCCATATCGACCGGTTCGATCAGGTCTTCGCCTCCTGTTTCAAGGGTCTTGAAGGCGTCGACCTCGCCGAGGCCGTGGCGGAAGTCGATCTGCCAGAGGAATGGCTCCGCCGGCTCGCCGAGAAGCATCTGAGCCCCGAGGAAATGGAGAAGATCGAGAGTCTCGGCGGCTGGGACAAACTGATGGAAACGCTTCGCAAGCGCCTCGCCGAGCAGGAGAAGCGCCATCAGGGCGGCTCGAAATGGATCGGCACCGCCGGCACCTCGCCCTTCGGCGCCTATGGATATAACCCCGAGGGCGTGCGGATCGGCCAGAAGGAAAGCCGCCACAAGAAAGCGGTGAAGGTCTGGGACAAGCGCGAATACCGCAACCTCGACGACACCGTCGAGATCGGCACCCGCAACATCAAGGTCGCGCTCCGGCGCCTGCGCCGCTGGGCCCGCGACGGGGCCGAGGAGGAACTCGACCTCGATGGAACGATCCGCGCCACCGCGGAGCATGGCTATCTCGACGTGAAGACCCGACCCGAGCGGCGGAACGCAGTGAAGGTTCTGCTTTTTCTCGACAATGGCGGCTCGATGGACGGCCATGTGAAGATCGTGGAGGAGCTGTTTTCGGCCGCGTCTTCCGAGTTCAAGCACATGGAGCATTTCTACTTCCACAACTGCCTCTACGAGGGTGTCTGGAAGGACAATCGCCGGCGCTGGGACCAGCAAACCCCGACATGGGAGGTACTGCGTACATTCGGGCCTGACTATCGCGTGGTTTTCGTCGGCGACGCCGCGATGAGCCCTTATGAGGTCGTGCAACCCGGCGGCGCGGTAGAGCACTGGAACCCGGAATCCGGAGAAACCTGGCTCCGCCGCGCGCTCGACTGCTGGCCGCACAGCGTCTGGATCAACCCAACGCCGGAAAAGCACTGGCGTTACACCCATTCGACGCAGCTCATCTCGCAGATCTTCGCCGAACGCATGTTTCCAATGACGCTCCGCGGCATCGAGGGCGCGATGAAGGAACTGACGCGCTGA
- a CDS encoding SIMPL domain-containing protein → MAGKLTGAGMAVAGLCLGVGAAVGGWLLGAALVESRAPARQVTVKGLAERVVEADAAVWRAPFRGVGATRDAAIDEAMRARDAVLDLGRDGGLPAEAMSVEPFALSIERTFLQKPGGGQEEKQRFVAAGAVRMRSDDAGLIEGLTGRTAELLDRGVLLGGDDYSGAARPVYTFTGLNEIKPEMIAEATRNARESAQRFAADSGSAVGRIITANQGVVAIFAADGDYDERSERRKRIRVVSTINYELVD, encoded by the coding sequence ATGGCTGGAAAACTCACTGGCGCCGGAATGGCCGTCGCAGGACTTTGCCTGGGGGTGGGCGCCGCGGTTGGCGGGTGGCTCCTTGGCGCCGCGCTGGTGGAATCGCGGGCGCCCGCGCGACAGGTAACGGTGAAGGGCCTCGCCGAGCGGGTTGTGGAGGCGGACGCCGCCGTCTGGCGGGCGCCGTTTCGCGGCGTGGGCGCAACGCGCGATGCGGCGATTGACGAGGCGATGCGCGCACGCGACGCGGTGTTGGATCTGGGCCGTGACGGCGGGTTGCCGGCGGAGGCCATGAGCGTCGAGCCGTTCGCATTGTCGATCGAGCGCACATTTCTACAGAAACCGGGCGGCGGGCAGGAGGAGAAACAGCGCTTTGTCGCGGCCGGCGCGGTCAGGATGCGCTCTGACGACGCCGGGTTGATTGAGGGGCTGACCGGGCGGACAGCCGAGTTGCTTGACCGCGGCGTTCTTCTCGGTGGAGACGATTATTCCGGCGCCGCGCGGCCAGTCTACACATTCACCGGGCTGAACGAGATCAAGCCGGAAATGATCGCCGAAGCGACGCGGAACGCCCGCGAATCCGCACAACGCTTCGCCGCTGATAGCGGCTCCGCCGTCGGCCGGATCATCACCGCCAATCAGGGCGTGGTCGCGATCTTCGCCGCGGATGGCGATTACGACGAACGCTCCGAGCGGCGAAAGCGCATCCGCGTCGTCAGCACGATCAACTACGAACTGGTGGATTGA
- a CDS encoding multiheme c-type cytochrome: MVFGWLAPPAMAQDVHLGVKSCGSSGCHGQVASSSSPVLLNEYVTWQKYDSHATAYKVLMEPRSQRIAKNLGLPNAHEAKICLDCHADNVAAELRGPQFVLADGVGCEACHGAGAAPWMGLHIGGSPHDQNVQNGLRPLEDPIVRAGVCLQCHLGDDSQFATHRIMGAGHPRISFEMDSFTDFQPAHFVIDDDYRERKKVVDGVRTWAIGQALMVERRMDLLISTKYATDGLFPELAFFDCHACHQPMSSALPDKNGDFPTAWTPRPGTGLGPGVPKFNDANMLMLEIALDMAGPEMVEAMSQNILAIHKGSQTSRAAMVEAAKKTKATARAAVNALAAKEMDAATMKKAMEGLIARGVDGYFVDYEAAEQSTMALGSIIEAMRVAGYIDGAGYKRMSAMMEDVYNAVADDERFVPSKYVAAVRELSAAL, translated from the coding sequence ATGGTTTTCGGGTGGCTCGCGCCGCCGGCCATGGCGCAAGATGTGCATCTTGGGGTCAAGAGCTGCGGCTCGAGCGGCTGCCACGGGCAGGTCGCCTCCTCATCCTCGCCGGTGCTTCTCAACGAGTATGTCACCTGGCAGAAATACGATAGCCACGCTACCGCATACAAGGTCCTCATGGAGCCGCGTTCGCAGCGCATCGCGAAGAATCTCGGACTCCCGAACGCGCATGAGGCGAAGATCTGCCTCGACTGCCACGCGGACAATGTCGCCGCCGAACTGCGCGGACCGCAATTCGTGCTTGCCGACGGCGTCGGCTGCGAAGCGTGCCACGGCGCCGGCGCGGCGCCCTGGATGGGGCTTCATATCGGCGGCTCTCCGCATGACCAGAATGTCCAGAACGGGCTTCGCCCACTCGAGGACCCGATCGTCCGCGCCGGCGTCTGCCTGCAATGCCATCTCGGCGACGACAGCCAGTTCGCGACGCATCGGATCATGGGTGCGGGCCATCCGCGGATCAGTTTCGAAATGGACAGTTTCACCGATTTCCAGCCGGCGCATTTCGTCATCGATGACGATTACCGCGAGCGCAAGAAGGTGGTCGACGGGGTTCGCACCTGGGCGATCGGCCAGGCGTTGATGGTCGAGCGGCGCATGGACCTGCTGATCAGCACAAAATACGCGACCGATGGTCTGTTTCCTGAACTGGCGTTCTTTGACTGCCATGCCTGCCATCAGCCGATGTCGAGCGCGCTGCCGGACAAGAATGGCGATTTCCCGACCGCATGGACCCCGCGCCCCGGCACTGGGCTTGGGCCGGGCGTGCCGAAATTCAACGACGCCAACATGCTGATGCTGGAGATCGCGCTCGACATGGCCGGCCCGGAAATGGTGGAGGCGATGAGCCAGAACATCCTCGCGATCCACAAGGGTAGCCAAACGTCGCGCGCGGCGATGGTTGAGGCGGCGAAGAAGACCAAGGCGACCGCGCGCGCCGCAGTGAACGCGCTGGCCGCGAAGGAGATGGACGCGGCGACGATGAAGAAGGCGATGGAGGGGCTGATCGCCCGCGGCGTCGACGGTTACTTCGTCGATTACGAAGCTGCTGAACAGTCGACCATGGCGTTGGGTTCGATCATCGAGGCGATGCGCGTCGCGGGGTATATCGACGGCGCCGGTTACAAGCGGATGTCGGCGATGATGGAGGACGTCTACAACGCCGTCGCGGATGATGAACGCTTTGTGCCGTCGAAATATGTCGCCGCGGTGCGGGAGCTTTCGGCCGCGCTCTGA
- a CDS encoding GspE/PulE family protein codes for MTLIDEGALAVADAERARKAARRGESGLAAARRLGLIPAARAAAAAAETLGLTLLTDAETAALGPPPETGAPQPAFVASHWMALARAPDGSGLIAALADPFDDNLRRAVTMAAESPVRFAVTTEAGIAAWRASRVEKGAAAPATPRAEPVAEGAAVEAIEAFLETAARLGASDLHLEPVEATGGGRVRARVDGAMRILGALDAATYPAALARAKVLARLDVAERRLPQDGRARMDLAGRRIDLRLSTAPAIGGETLAIRLLDPEAAPGDLAKLGFPAEYAEAVDAASRAAHGLFLLTGPTGAGKTTTLHAALSGLNGAERKIMTVEDPVEYALPGVVQMQVRPEIGFDFARAQRAMLRHNPDVMMVGEIRDKESAAVAVQAALTGHLVLSTVHANSAAGAAIRLLDLGVEPFLVAAALIGAGAQRLARRLCDACAEEDAPAQASLRRIGAPENGDWRRARGCASCGGTGVKGRVPVAEAFLASRAFADAVRGPSPSEAALGALSGATPLHLAALELAAKGLISLDEALRVAPPQGA; via the coding sequence TTGACACTGATCGATGAAGGCGCGCTCGCGGTCGCCGACGCTGAACGCGCGCGAAAAGCCGCCCGGCGAGGCGAATCCGGCCTCGCCGCCGCTCGCCGTCTCGGGTTGATTCCCGCGGCGCGCGCGGCGGCGGCGGCGGCGGAAACGCTCGGTCTTACGCTGCTCACGGACGCGGAGACCGCGGCGCTCGGTCCACCGCCGGAGACGGGCGCCCCGCAACCCGCCTTCGTCGCCTCGCACTGGATGGCGCTGGCGAGGGCGCCGGATGGGTCCGGGCTGATCGCGGCGCTCGCCGACCCGTTCGATGACAATCTCCGTCGCGCCGTGACGATGGCGGCGGAGAGCCCGGTCCGCTTCGCGGTGACCACCGAAGCCGGGATCGCCGCCTGGCGAGCCAGCCGGGTAGAGAAAGGCGCCGCCGCACCCGCCACGCCCCGCGCGGAGCCTGTTGCGGAGGGCGCGGCGGTAGAGGCGATCGAGGCGTTCCTTGAGACCGCGGCGCGGCTCGGCGCCTCCGATCTGCATCTCGAACCGGTGGAGGCGACCGGCGGAGGACGCGTCCGCGCGCGGGTCGACGGCGCGATGCGCATCCTCGGCGCGCTGGACGCCGCGACCTATCCCGCCGCGCTCGCACGCGCCAAGGTGCTCGCCCGGCTCGACGTCGCGGAGCGCCGCCTGCCGCAGGACGGCCGCGCGCGGATGGACCTGGCCGGGCGACGCATCGATTTGCGCCTCTCCACCGCCCCGGCGATCGGGGGCGAGACGCTCGCGATCCGGTTGCTCGACCCGGAGGCGGCGCCGGGCGATCTGGCGAAGCTTGGATTTCCGGCCGAATACGCCGAGGCCGTGGACGCGGCCAGCCGCGCCGCGCACGGGCTTTTCCTGCTGACCGGCCCGACCGGGGCCGGCAAGACCACAACGCTCCATGCCGCGCTCTCCGGCCTGAACGGAGCGGAGCGCAAGATCATGACGGTGGAGGATCCGGTCGAATACGCCCTGCCCGGCGTCGTCCAGATGCAGGTTCGCCCCGAGATCGGCTTTGATTTCGCCCGCGCCCAGCGCGCGATGCTGCGCCACAATCCGGACGTGATGATGGTCGGCGAGATTCGCGACAAGGAGAGCGCCGCCGTCGCCGTGCAGGCGGCCCTGACGGGTCATCTCGTCCTATCCACCGTTCACGCCAATTCGGCCGCCGGCGCCGCGATCCGGCTGCTCGATCTCGGGGTCGAGCCGTTCCTCGTCGCAGCGGCGCTGATCGGCGCCGGGGCACAGCGCCTGGCGCGGCGGCTCTGCGACGCCTGCGCCGAAGAGGACGCGCCGGCGCAGGCGTCGCTCCGGCGGATCGGCGCGCCCGAGAACGGGGACTGGCGACGGGCGCGCGGTTGCGCGTCCTGCGGCGGGACCGGAGTGAAGGGCCGGGTTCCGGTCGCAGAAGCCTTCCTCGCCTCGCGCGCCTTCGCCGACGCAGTGCGCGGCCCTTCGCCGTCAGAAGCCGCGCTCGGCGCGCTAAGCGGCGCGACGCCCCTCCATCTGGCGGCGCTTGAACTCGCGGCCAAGGGACTGATTTCACTCGACGAAGCGCTGCGCGTAGCGCCGCCGCAGGGCGCATGA
- a CDS encoding type II secretion system F family protein: MSASLFRYRATLPGGGRRRGVLAASSEAEAAAMLERAGLTPLTLAPGRAPSRPRARLSHRAAAMRRLAALTAARAPLDRALRLAGGTESAQPLFADLAIAVASGRPLSTAMADWPADFSEAEVALIASGETSGGLARAAEAAAALVERRAAGRGALVSALAYPAFVLVAALLALGVFVGFAQPRFEEVLRATGAEVSAATTGFFAVSRALREWGGPLLAVLGVSGLCALIASGTVASKKWVAGAMLRVPLVGPLIRDRALEAYAGALGAMLAGGAPLPDAARLASRTLGAPRLEAAGADAARMVAEGRPFSEALSAGAAFPESLSAFAEIGEETGALAPLMTGAAGHFRQEAEARARRLSAVAAPAATLFLGLLIGVGAYLMMTAVLDVYDAAL; encoded by the coding sequence ATGAGCGCCAGCCTTTTTCGCTACCGGGCGACGCTTCCGGGCGGTGGGCGCCGGCGCGGCGTTCTCGCCGCATCATCCGAGGCGGAGGCCGCCGCGATGCTTGAGCGCGCGGGATTGACGCCGCTTACCCTCGCCCCCGGGCGCGCGCCGTCGCGCCCGCGCGCCCGACTCAGCCATCGCGCCGCGGCGATGCGTCGTCTCGCGGCGCTGACCGCGGCGCGCGCGCCGCTCGACCGCGCGCTCCGTCTCGCGGGCGGGACCGAGAGCGCGCAACCGCTCTTCGCCGACCTCGCGATCGCCGTCGCGTCGGGGCGTCCGCTTTCGACCGCGATGGCGGACTGGCCGGCGGATTTTTCGGAGGCCGAGGTCGCGCTGATCGCCTCCGGCGAGACCTCGGGCGGCCTCGCCCGCGCCGCCGAAGCCGCCGCAGCACTGGTGGAGCGGCGGGCGGCGGGGCGCGGCGCGCTGGTTTCCGCTCTCGCCTATCCGGCCTTTGTGCTGGTCGCGGCGCTCCTCGCGCTCGGCGTCTTCGTCGGCTTCGCCCAACCCCGGTTCGAGGAGGTGCTGCGCGCCACCGGAGCGGAGGTCTCCGCCGCAACAACGGGTTTCTTCGCCGTCTCGCGCGCGCTCCGCGAATGGGGCGGGCCGCTTCTCGCGGTCCTCGGCGTCTCTGGCCTCTGCGCGCTGATCGCATCGGGAACCGTCGCCAGCAAGAAATGGGTTGCGGGGGCGATGCTCCGCGTCCCGCTGGTCGGCCCGCTGATACGCGACCGCGCCCTTGAAGCTTATGCCGGCGCGCTCGGCGCGATGCTGGCCGGCGGCGCGCCGCTACCCGACGCCGCTCGCCTCGCTTCGCGCACGTTGGGCGCGCCGCGGCTGGAGGCTGCGGGGGCGGACGCGGCGCGGATGGTGGCGGAGGGACGGCCTTTTTCCGAGGCGCTGTCCGCCGGCGCGGCCTTCCCAGAAAGCCTCTCCGCCTTCGCGGAGATTGGCGAGGAGACCGGCGCCCTCGCGCCGCTGATGACCGGCGCCGCCGGCCATTTCAGACAGGAGGCCGAGGCGCGCGCACGCCGGCTCTCCGCTGTCGCGGCGCCGGCGGCGACGCTGTTTCTCGGGCTGTTGATCGGCGTCGGCGCTTACCTGATGATGACCGCCGTGCTCGACGTCTATGACGCCGCTCTCTAA
- the gspG gene encoding type II secretion system major pseudopilin GspG — protein sequence MLFRRRLRRPNRRLRRGGPEAGYSLMEILIGLAIIALLIGVAGPRVFSLFERGKQKVATIQMEQLQAGLDLFRLDMRRYPTGEEGLHALIERPVSGAERWSGPYLDKASGLIDPWGTPYRYDVAGAGAYDLISYGADGAPGGDGENADIKAE from the coding sequence ATGCTGTTTCGCCGCCGCCTTCGCCGCCCCAACCGCCGCCTTCGCCGCGGCGGCCCCGAGGCGGGCTATTCACTGATGGAGATCCTGATCGGCCTCGCGATCATCGCGCTGCTCATCGGCGTCGCCGGCCCGCGCGTCTTCTCCCTTTTCGAGCGTGGCAAGCAAAAGGTCGCGACGATCCAGATGGAGCAATTGCAGGCCGGGCTTGACCTCTTTCGGCTCGACATGCGTCGCTACCCGACCGGCGAAGAAGGACTTCATGCGCTCATCGAGCGCCCCGTTTCGGGGGCGGAGCGCTGGTCCGGACCGTATCTCGACAAGGCCTCCGGCCTGATCGATCCCTGGGGCACGCCGTATCGGTATGATGTCGCGGGCGCCGGCGCATACGATCTCATCAGCTATGGCGCCGATGGCGCGCCGGGGGGCGATGGCGAGAACGCCGATATCAAGGCGGAATAA